The Nostoc sp. 'Lobaria pulmonaria (5183) cyanobiont' DNA window AAGAATTGATGCCAGCCTTTTATCTCCTCCATCCCAAGAAGTTGGGGTTGTCATTCCCTAATATAGGCATCTAAATATATTGTATGATTATTTATCTATGCTACTAATTCCACAAAATCTTAAAAAATAAAGGTAAATGCATTATAGATAGGGTAGCTTGCCGTATTGGTTATAAATCAATAGGCTAAAACACTAACTTATGATCGGCTACATGGTTAGAATGGTTAGTAATTAAGCGAAAAACTGCCATTTCTGAACATTTTCTATACTAGTATTAACAACACACAACGAGACTAAAGCAATGACCAACATCCAAGAAACAGCAAAAGGCGACATCCAAGAGAAAATCCAAGAAGAAGTGGAACAAGCGCGTACTGTCTGTGATACTAACGGTAGCAACTCACCAGAGTGTGCTGCTGCTTGGGATGCAGTAGAAGAATTGCAAGCCGAAGCTTCGCATAAGCGCCAAAGCAAGCCAAAAAACTCTCTAGAACAGTATTGTGATGACAACCCAGATGCCATTGAGTGCCGGGTTTACGATGACTAGAAATTGAGGTAACTGGATTTTCTGTTGTTTGGTTAGCAAACAACCAGAATTGACCAAAGAATACGCCTAGAGTGGGGGACGCGGAAACTCACCAATATCCTCCACTCGCAAGCGTTTTATTTAAAGCCCTCGATTTTAGTCGTGGAAACAAAAAATAAATTCCTTATTTGAATCAATAGGCTTCTTCCAAAGGGATAAGTTGCGATTTTCATAAATTAAATAATAAATTAATTGGCAGTAGGGGCGTACATCTGTACGCCCCTATAAATTTTTTGTAATACTCGTGACTTCTAGTCATACGAGGTTCAATAAACTATTATCAAGAAGAATTCAGGATGAATTGGAGTCCGACTGACTCCTGAATAAAAGGGTTTAATACCCCTGCCTTATTTAGCAGTCTACAATCAGGTAGTGGTATAAAATCCCACTTTATTTATTCGGACTCCTGACTTCTTTTTATCTATTGTTTGAGAAAAAATATGGACTATAATATTTGGTTTCGACCTTTCGTCTGGATTGATTACCGACTGGCAGTATTATTCCTGGTAATTATTCCGCTAATTCTTCTAATTTGGGCATTTGTACAAAAAGCGGAAGGCATACAACGCTTATTGGCTATATACTGGCGAGTATCAAGCTTGGTAGCAATCACGATTTACTTAATGATTGCCCAGTATCCAGTTAGCTTTATCTCTGGGTTGATAGCTCAGATTTTGATCCCGATTTCGCTGTGGTTCTGGGTGGATATCAACGATGAAATTGAGTATCAAACCAGTGGAACTTTGAAATTTATTTTTACCTCTTGGCGCTGGGCGACAACTGTTTATTGTTTTTTGGGCACACTAGCCTTTATCCCTTTTTTGCGTTGTGCTTTTTCTGGCAATATGCTAAAGACTCCCTATTGTAGTGTCTGGTTCGAGGCTCCGTTACTATTCAAAGAATATTTTCATGCTAACAGCAAGGCTGAGTTCTTAGGTTTTCTTGGCATAACTAGTTTAGTAATTTATGTGCTTTACTTGAGCTATTTTGTTTTGATTAAGCTGGGCAAACAGGGACGTTCAGCCACACCACAGTAACCGTCGCTGCACCACCTTACCCTTA harbors:
- a CDS encoding Calvin cycle protein CP12 → MTNIQETAKGDIQEKIQEEVEQARTVCDTNGSNSPECAAAWDAVEELQAEASHKRQSKPKNSLEQYCDDNPDAIECRVYDD
- a CDS encoding DUF3177 family protein, which encodes MDYNIWFRPFVWIDYRLAVLFLVIIPLILLIWAFVQKAEGIQRLLAIYWRVSSLVAITIYLMIAQYPVSFISGLIAQILIPISLWFWVDINDEIEYQTSGTLKFIFTSWRWATTVYCFLGTLAFIPFLRCAFSGNMLKTPYCSVWFEAPLLFKEYFHANSKAEFLGFLGITSLVIYVLYLSYFVLIKLGKQGRSATPQ